The Nitrospira sp. genome contains a region encoding:
- a CDS encoding VIT family protein: protein MKHFEPHRIHRAGWLRAAVLGANDGIVSTASLVLGVAAAGASSQSIVIAGVAGLVAGAMSMAAGEYISVSSQADTERADLNREQTELAADPEREHAEMAAMYVARGLDPSLASAVTTQLMAHDALGAHSREELGLTDTAAARPVQAALASAGTFSVGALLPLLIVAAAPRSMMLWAVSGSSLLFLALLGSLAAKAGGAPVMRGAARVTLWGALAMAVTAGAGALFGIGF, encoded by the coding sequence GTGAAACACTTCGAGCCGCACAGGATTCATCGCGCCGGCTGGCTGCGCGCAGCGGTGCTTGGCGCGAATGACGGCATTGTGTCCACAGCCAGTCTCGTATTGGGCGTAGCGGCGGCAGGAGCAAGTTCACAGAGCATCGTCATTGCCGGTGTGGCCGGACTTGTTGCCGGCGCCATGTCCATGGCGGCCGGGGAGTATATTTCGGTCAGTTCGCAAGCCGATACCGAACGGGCCGATCTGAATCGGGAACAGACGGAATTGGCCGCTGATCCAGAGCGGGAACACGCGGAAATGGCCGCTATGTATGTCGCGCGCGGACTTGATCCCAGCCTCGCTTCCGCTGTCACAACCCAATTGATGGCCCATGATGCACTGGGCGCACATAGCCGTGAAGAGCTGGGTCTTACTGACACAGCGGCTGCTCGACCGGTTCAAGCGGCGCTCGCGTCGGCCGGCACGTTTTCAGTTGGCGCACTCCTTCCTCTCCTGATTGTCGCGGCGGCGCCGAGATCGATGATGCTGTGGGCCGTGTCAGGCAGCTCACTCCTCTTTCTCGCATTACTCGGCTCGCTGGCCGCAAAGGCAGGCGGCGCGCCGGTCATGAGGGGTGCCGCGCGAGTTACTCTCTGGGGTGCCTTGGCCATGGCCGTCACGGCCGGCGCTGGAGCGTTGTTTGGAATAGGGTTCTAA
- a CDS encoding PilZ domain-containing protein has translation MTGYNRRHHREMMMARFSHKRTYQRYPFHASLIIGGESFVDEGTVRNLSMHGCAMECDRKLPLGSNVRVSLLLPDETSALPIELGRVTWVQGNECGIEFVQLPLQSRQRLNRTLRIPLIQFLSARKNRELETRSA, from the coding sequence GTGACGGGATACAATCGGCGTCATCATAGGGAGATGATGATGGCGCGCTTTTCTCATAAGAGAACCTACCAACGGTATCCCTTCCATGCTTCACTGATTATCGGCGGCGAGTCGTTCGTCGATGAGGGCACGGTCCGGAACCTCTCGATGCACGGTTGTGCGATGGAATGCGATCGGAAATTGCCCCTCGGCAGCAACGTGAGAGTGAGCCTGCTCTTGCCCGATGAGACCTCCGCATTACCTATTGAACTCGGCCGGGTAACCTGGGTGCAGGGAAATGAATGCGGGATTGAATTCGTGCAGCTGCCGCTGCAATCGCGCCAGCGCCTCAATCGCACATTGCGTATCCCCCTCATCCAGTTCCTGAGCGCTCGCAAGAATCGGGAATTAGAGACGCGTAGCGCTTAG
- a CDS encoding methyltransferase domain-containing protein: MPSSHMQDWHPAQYAANARFVSDLGMPVLELLSPKPGERVLDLGCGDGVLTRRFVECGCAVVGIDASPDMVAAARSLGLDAQVMDARMMSFRNEFDAVFSNAALHWVQQPDLAISGAWEALKGGGRFVGEFGGYGNVNAIVNALESALHSRNIEALNPWYFPRPEEYGALLTAKGFVVMSLALIPRRTHLPKGIRAWLETFAQPYVSALPIDERPEFISEVTAVLMPMLRDADGDWHADYIRLRFSAMKP, translated from the coding sequence ATGCCTTCATCACATATGCAAGATTGGCATCCCGCTCAATACGCCGCGAACGCCCGGTTTGTCTCGGATCTCGGCATGCCCGTGCTGGAGCTACTGTCCCCGAAACCGGGAGAGCGCGTCCTTGATCTCGGCTGTGGTGATGGTGTGCTGACCCGTAGATTCGTGGAATGTGGGTGCGCGGTGGTCGGGATCGATGCAAGCCCGGATATGGTCGCTGCGGCCCGATCGCTGGGACTAGATGCTCAGGTGATGGACGCGCGCATGATGTCCTTCAGGAATGAATTTGACGCCGTGTTTTCGAACGCCGCACTCCACTGGGTGCAACAACCCGATCTGGCTATCAGCGGCGCCTGGGAGGCGCTCAAAGGCGGTGGGCGTTTTGTCGGTGAGTTCGGTGGATACGGCAACGTCAATGCCATTGTGAATGCACTCGAGTCTGCGCTCCATTCGCGAAACATCGAGGCGCTCAATCCTTGGTATTTCCCTCGCCCGGAAGAATACGGAGCACTGCTTACAGCGAAGGGTTTTGTCGTCATGAGCCTTGCCCTCATTCCCCGCCGCACTCACCTTCCCAAGGGGATTCGCGCCTGGCTTGAGACATTTGCGCAGCCCTACGTATCGGCATTGCCCATCGACGAAAGACCGGAGTTCATTTCCGAAGTCACCGCCGTATTAATGCCCATGCTCCGCGATGCCGACGGCGATTGGCATGCAGATTACATTCGCCTACGGTTTTCTGCCATGAAACCATAA
- a CDS encoding Gfo/Idh/MocA family oxidoreductase, producing MMAGRERILRIGVIGTGAFAEQCHVPGLQSHPQARVVAICGRRKERLRFLANQFNIPAVYTDYHELCARPDLDAITIVTPNSEHAEQARAAFASGKHVFCEKPIAMNVAQAQQMVRTAEKSGKVHQVGFTYRYLYGVQELRRRIHRGDIGVPYHLRAHHNSWDGLHSASSLGFRGVRALGGGGVLYDMGPHLFDLARYLFGPIKSAMGFFEHVPRRKVGSRSESPVIETDDLAAAWFTHEHGINGQWFASRVMPWCGEKSHIEVIGHEGALRASLSRGSIDILRVARPSSPHWEVLPLPSEACNDAPSSLNIMMRSFVDACLRGRLNGDVDASFHDGLASQLAIDAVETATMSLPWVPLGRTQPRMRTRVSDPSRRNEIMLIRQG from the coding sequence ATGATGGCAGGAAGAGAAAGAATACTCCGCATCGGTGTGATCGGAACCGGGGCATTTGCTGAGCAGTGCCATGTCCCAGGGCTTCAATCCCACCCTCAGGCCAGAGTAGTGGCAATTTGCGGGCGTCGAAAGGAACGACTACGATTCCTCGCAAACCAGTTCAATATTCCCGCAGTGTACACCGATTATCATGAATTGTGCGCCCGACCAGATCTTGACGCGATAACGATCGTTACGCCCAACAGCGAACATGCCGAACAAGCGAGAGCTGCATTTGCTTCAGGGAAACATGTCTTCTGTGAAAAACCGATAGCTATGAATGTCGCCCAGGCACAGCAGATGGTTCGCACCGCAGAGAAGAGTGGAAAGGTTCATCAGGTAGGATTCACCTATCGATATCTCTATGGAGTGCAAGAGTTGCGGCGTCGGATACACCGGGGAGACATCGGCGTGCCGTACCACCTACGGGCTCACCATAACAGCTGGGACGGTCTCCACTCCGCTTCTTCTCTCGGATTTCGAGGTGTGCGCGCTCTGGGTGGTGGCGGAGTACTCTATGATATGGGACCGCATCTTTTTGACCTTGCACGGTACCTGTTTGGTCCCATCAAGTCAGCTATGGGGTTTTTCGAGCATGTCCCGCGCAGGAAGGTGGGCAGTCGTAGCGAATCTCCGGTTATAGAAACAGACGATCTTGCGGCGGCATGGTTTACCCACGAGCACGGCATCAATGGCCAATGGTTCGCCAGCCGTGTCATGCCATGGTGTGGAGAGAAGTCTCATATCGAGGTCATTGGGCATGAAGGAGCGCTACGGGCCTCGCTCAGCAGGGGCAGCATTGACATTTTGCGCGTGGCACGTCCTTCGAGCCCGCACTGGGAAGTTTTGCCTTTGCCGAGCGAGGCTTGTAATGACGCTCCCAGTTCTCTGAACATCATGATGCGAAGTTTTGTGGATGCTTGCCTGCGAGGACGACTCAACGGCGATGTCGATGCATCTTTTCACGATGGCCTTGCCTCTCAGCTCGCCATCGATGCCGTTGAGACAGCAACCATGAGTCTACCATGGGTGCCTCTTGGCAGAACACAACCTCGGATGAGGACAAGAGTTTCAGACCCGTCGCGTCGCAACGAGATCATGCTGATCCGTCAAGGATAA